The following proteins are co-located in the Hevea brasiliensis isolate MT/VB/25A 57/8 chromosome 11, ASM3005281v1, whole genome shotgun sequence genome:
- the LOC110634216 gene encoding glycine-rich RNA-binding protein 4, mitochondrial — protein sequence MIQTRAATVSFPTPIWANANSQRNSRSKPQTLNLTLRASSLSNSSFPLASRIIVRNLGYWVSDSSLQKEFSSFGEIAEVKLVKDEITKRPKAYAFIQYTCQDDAILALENMDQKIFDGRLIYVELAKPGKGSFEGYPKASGPPKQHLQEKDEVADCWY from the exons ATGATTCAAACAAGAGCAGCGACAGTCTCTTTTCCTACACCCATCTGGGCAAATGCAAACTCTCAACGGAATTCCAGAAGCAAGCCCCAAACTTTGAACCTCACGCTCAGGGCATCGTCACTTTCCAATTCCAGTTTTCCTCTAGCAAGCAGAATCATCGTTAGAA ATTTAGGATATTGGGTCAGTGATAGTAGTTTGCAAAaggaattttcaagttttggtgaaatAGCTGAAG TTAAGCTTGTCAAAGATGAAATCACAAAGAGACCTAAAGCATATGCATTTATTCAATATACTTGTCAAGATGATGCCATTCTAGCACTGGAGAATATGGACCAAAAG ATATTTGATGGCAGATTGATTTATGTTGAACTTGCCAAACCTGGGAAAGGAAGTTTTGAAGGATACCCAAAAGCCTCAGGTCCTCCAAAGCAGCATTTGCAGGAAAAAGATGAGGTTGCAGATTGCTGGTACTGA